cctgtaatttgtaaatctgtaaacttttttgttgtttctgtaccgaaagtgtatttgGCTTTAATTGGTTTCAATGTtgcaactagcttgctctagtcattgccAGGCTCAATACAGAGTCTAGTATATCTTTGTCTTGTTTGCTGTCGTAGATAACCAATCATGAAACAGAGCAGAGGTATTGCCAGCTCGTCAACGGTCTCCTCGACGAGCATAAAGATGTTGTAACACACCTTGCTGTAGGCTTCCGGGAGTGTAAAAAACACCTAaaggtaacaataataataataatattagtggcttcttatatagggcgcatatccgtcactcagtgacgctcaggGCGCTTTAACACatagtatttcctgcaaggtatgtgggactacgtttgaattacgAGACCTAATCCTTTTGCATATAATGgttcacaaggtgctgtggcacaatatactgccaatcaaacctggaacaccggggcaaaccccttctcttagcgacaagtgtaactgggttcttttgttttacatgtatgcatcacacaacacacagaaccagacctacagctttatgtcccatttAAAGGACAATGTTATAATTAAGTGTctagactgggactcgaacccaaaccCTGTCGATCAgagacaccagagcttgagtctgttgctcttaactgctaggtcAGCCCATAAAACATAACCAGAGGGAGCCAGTATGATGGTCTGTCCATGGAAACCCCAAGGGTGTTGGGTGTATCATAAGTTTGTATtcataatgttttgtttgtcctCTTCTTGTTTTTCATCCAGGATGAAAGCATCATTTATTCTTTCTTGGACCGAACTTTGACCTCTCGTCTAGGGTTGAGGATGCTTGCCGAACACCATCTTGGACTTCACCAAGACAGGGTGGGTGGATACATCATTCTTAGAGATCAAAGCATTTTATTCCTGATCTTTTGAGACTTAAAACCAGAGTTTCCTTTTTAAGAGTATCCACATGTAATTGGAGAATGTtgaactctaggtggcagcagatgaAATATGCATGTGTTTAGAATTAAGTTAACATGGAAAATTGTGTGCTGGCACCTTGCATCTAAAATCACAAGCCGTCTGTGTCATTTGAATTTCCTGAAGTTGTAAACGGCGCCCTCAATAGGTTAGGTAGACAATTGAATTAAATGGAATTGTTTTAGTAGTCAgcaaatttgaattgaattgaatttggctaatgctttttcttcttctttcctttCATCAGAGAGACTCCATTGGAATTATTTGTACAAAGATGGCTTTGAAGAGACTGATTGAGAAATGGGCTGACTTTGCAATGTAAGAAACCCTCTTTGTTTCAGGTTCCATTTGAgaaacattattattgttattttaaaccattattcataaatacctcagacagtttcgctattcttattggtggagagcgcgtcacatgggtgtgtataaacctttgtttatgaccggtaaaatgtgttaattcatgggcaaGATTCgcaaccttgcacctgttcttataatacagtttcttcattcctattggtcgagagcaacggctgaaacagtttatgccacatcacgcaatacgcgtgatgcccacagcattcccttatgaGGAGATGTTTACCTGAGGGCGGCAGAGGGCATTAccgtttcatagctggaggggtgttgtgttgaaagaaatcatttaacaattataattttttcatttattttacgttttgaccaaaaaattatgaggttttgaccgaaaaggtatttatgaattggaatcgaagtgtgttgaatcggtttcaactagtggtttaaacccgccgaggcctgattcttgataatttatctcgacttagtctcggtaaaattatcaagaaccaggtctcgttgggattaaatcacaagttgaaaacctcttcaccacacattgattcccttattatcaCACCTTTATTTTAAGGGATGAGTGGAGTTTCTCCCCTCTGCACTCTTTAACCTTGGCTGAGGAGGGTCCTGTCCCCTAATGTTGATTGATGCTAACTTGTTCTATGTGTTTATTGATACTAGGGAGCAGTGTGAGATGAGATACGGCTTCACCCCCAAGGTGCGCATTAACGGACACACTGGAGCAAACTTCCCCTACATCATGCAGCCTCTGGATTACATGCTTCCAGAACTCATCAAGAACTCACTCAGGTAACTTAAGTAAAATAATAAGATGATGGAAATCGTTCGGCAAAAGTTGCATGTCCAGGATTTTTCAAAACGAAAATTGGAATTAAGCTTGGGCAATATcatgatattatcgaatatcgcgatattaatttggaaacgatttcgatatcggatggattcggttttaatcgaaatatcgatatatcgcgataatcgcgatatattgcgatatcgattaaatatcgcgatgtatttgctagctgagacatcttgcaccccataggtttggagtaaaaccagaagaataggtcattagaacacctctcttatgctatgactgtctcttctacaactttcacttggagttagaagactgatgatgtcaaatttaattaatcacgATTATAGCGactatcgcgatatattgtcggcgatatatcgtgaataaaataaatcgatattgcCCAAGCTTATTCGGAATGAACTTTGACAGATAATGTTTAGACAGTAAACACACAGAATGCAAATTTAAGATGCATAATGTACATGGCTAACGGTCATGATGCAATGTAAAGCTCCTtccagtttttatgccccaaatttgaatctgagaagcgtaacTGCCTGTAACACCACTTCTTAGACTGTGTGTTCCTATTCTGCGTGGACAGATTCGCTCCAGATAATCggcaatgtttaaaaaaagggaCCACCTTTTCCAAAAGTTAAAAGTATATTTTGAATTATTAAAGCATGATCAAGAACGTGCACTATTGCAAAGCAAATGTGATTAAGATTCTTCGTCCTTCTGGTTCTGTTGTActttatttgattttctttgacAGAGCAACTGTTGAGAGTCATCTAGATACACCGCATAACCTCCCAGATGTTGTGATTACTATAGTCAATAATGATATGGACTTCATCATCAGGTAGGTCAACTTTTCAGAAGGGTATTATTCACAACAGCGCCGGTAAGattggaaacaaaattgttcacagatttgctcaTCAGTTATATTTGTAAGTAAGCCAAGTCTGTCAGTAAGACACTCCTGGCACTAACCACATTTCTGCTGATGAGGGTACTTAAAGTCAAGACTGAACAAGTGAGTTTTCAGGTTGGTTTTGAAGCTGGAGCGTGGCTACTAGTCTGAGGTTCAGTGGAAGATCATTCCAAAGAGATAACCAGCAtgtgaaaaaagaaaagtaTATGGTATGACGTTTTCAGCTGCTTATGTGCTAAGGTGAGGGCTTAAAAACTAATAAGCGCATAGATTTGCACAAAAGTTATACAGTTGAAGTTGGTTATGGTACAAAACTTTCTctatttgttgatttattttgatGCCTATGTAGTATATtcggtttgtggtaacactatGTGCATAGTTTCTTTGCTGTGTATATTTAAGTTTTGGGAACTAgatcttgcttttttttttttactgccgTAGAGTAGATTTTGGAATTCGGGAGGCTAAAAATAACTAAGTGTCCTGTTTCAAAACGTATGTATGAttctaatgtttttttcttcgtaTTTTGTAGAATCTCGGACAGAGGGGGAGGCATCCCTAACAACATCGTCAACAAGGTATTTCAGTATAACTTCACAACAGCGCAGGATAATCTAGATCCTAGAGTGACGGGGGGAACGTTTGGTGCGCTGACTAACGTGACTGCAGGAACGTCGCCGGGGCCATTGTGCGGGTATGTACACATATCGACCTTGTTACTATTGAACCACAAATCCAGGGATCTTTTTCACAAAGATGGTCCTACGACTCCTTatgttttattataatttacGGCTAGTCCTAATTCgagctaagactagtcttaactaactccttgtgaaatccaccccggatTTTCCTTCAGGAGCAATTTTCAATGGAAGAAAATgttcaatcttaaaaattttaagttaAGGGAATTGCTGTGtgggttttttaaattttattttgtggatctttaaatttgttcagctattgtttttttgtgtggatcccACTTAATATTGTGCCAGATTTATTGTACACAATGTGAAACGTCTTGTATCACCAACACAGCatattgcctgccagaaaatgcCCTGGAGTGAATGCATAAGGTTGAGCTTTTGTTCAGTAAACATTGTGCTATTGTTGAAAATTGAGTATTTTAGGATAAAAGTAATGACCCATGGACTGTGTAGGGTAATTCTGTAACTTCATTGGAAATGAATTTGAAGATAAAAGACTGGCTACATATGTTCTACATTTCTTCACCCTGTGTATCCCCAAATACTTGAAGTTGGTTTCCACTGGTCCCCTGCATACTTGTAAGTTATTACTTCATTACTACATTATTTTGATTGTATATATGCATTGTCACATGATGATGTTTAATGAATGCATTTGTTGTATTTCTCAGTGTTTTCCTTGCTTATGATCTCACAAGACCCAAACTGAGGTTAATGAAGACCTATTGTTGGTCGAGAGTTGTGCGCGTCATTTACACCCCTGCATGTTCTATTGTCTGACCTGAGCGATAGCGGCTAATGCATCGGGTCTATCCATTTTAAGACATGATTTTTGTCAAATATCTTTTCcatttttatcatgtttatacTTCAAATTGTCCATGTACTGTAGCTTTTTAAGTAACACTGTACTTTGATTATTGTGCTTCTTTCCTCAATTATTTATTGTCTAAGTAGAGCCTAGTtccttttttattaattttggcgTTCTTTAAATCCTGGTTTATAAATATCTAAAATTAGCCATTGAGTTGTATTCATGTTACATTGGCCAGTTGTTGTATTTCTGCTTCTATTTCCACACTCTTTTAGGATTCCCTCCCATGATCTTTTTGCTTTCCTTTTCTATCCTTAAGTGGAGGTGTGTCATGTTTGGATTTTGTCTGTGTCTCTGATGAATGTCCAGCCACCCTTTGGTATTTTACTTAAATTATTAactcaatgtaaacaacaacaacaaaatactttCGCAACACTTTGTGCCATTGCTTACCAAATAAAATTTGTGATGACGGTGCCCTATAATGCATGTATTTCTATGTCCAATAAGCTCATAATTCCTTTCAAGGAGCACCATGATAGAGGGCACCAGTCTTAAGATGATGATTACAAAGTTAATAAGCCCGTAGAATATACAAATTCATACTTAATCTTACATCTTAGGTTAAGTAAAGGTAATGAATTGATTCACTTTTAGGCTTAAACATAATTCAATGTTGGTTTCCTTTAAAATGGCATTGTAGGTTTCGTAATAAAAAAGTTCAAGAGTTCATTGTTGACTTATATCCACTTTCTATCTTTCCAGGTTTGGTTTTGGGTTACCAGCCTCCAAAGCCTATGCGGAGTACCTGGGAGGGTCGTTGACCTTGCAAACCATGCAGGGTTTTGGCACAGATGTCTACTTAAGACTCAGACACATCGATGGCAAGCATGAAAGCTTTCGTATCTAATCTTGAGGCCAAAAGTTAGCGACATCGACTCAGAAAGTTTTCCATATCTAATAGTTAGTCCAGAAGGTGGGGACTACGGCACTTTAACAACAGTTCTGAAGCAAGGAAGTTTTCATATCTAAGCTTGAGTCTACATGGTGGGAATgtgagaaaacattttaagttgtGACTACAGCTCATTTAAGAAAGTTGTGAAAGCATCCGCATTTATCTGTAATTCTTTTGGATAGTATTGTTTGCCAGCGGCTTACCCATATCAGCcaacctgcagccgatttcacgaaacgctatgattaaccctatctcgagttaggacgagtaactcatcctaacttaggatcaatcttaaggtctgcatgctacagtgcagggttgggactcgtcctaagtcccaagattaatcttaaattaggaagagtttggtgaaatcgaggGCTGGTCACAGAATGAGGAAAACACTACCTCTGTACATGTAGCAGCCCATGTAGCTGTTATTACTGCGATACAGTAGTCATTTCTTTTGTTCACTGCCTTGCAACTAAACATACCCCAACAAATGTTATACAAATTCAAAGAGCACATGTATAATCGAAAGTACTGAtaaatacagtgctaacacacatcggtgtaagggttaaacaagaattaatgttctttatccctgacGCAGTTTGAACATATATTAAATCCTTGCAGTGTAGCTGCTACAAAAAAtgaattcaaactgcctctagccaccggcaACCTTCAAAAACGTGTAAAAATTAACACTTTGGCTCTAAAGAGGCACACTCTAACAGCATTTTAGAATCCGGAAGACTAATGATGGGATAATGCGATAATGTGAATGGTCTGTCTTCTTTTAGACTGCTTCATGAGCTGGTGGGTCTTAGTCTTGGCCTAAGACCTCAGTAATTCACAGTAATTTAGTATTGAAGTCTTATTTAGTGCATGTATCTTTCAGAGAGATAGGTTATTggagttatgaattctgagactcaATTAtttagtttacaaggtgctacggtgcatacagcagccacagccaggaacaccggggcaaaccccttctcttttcgataagtgcacggggttcttttacatgcgtttacaagTTGGTTAAATCATGCCttaagagggcgctataacgaTTTACCCCTGAGTGCAGTGCACTTTCCAATATGGATTGCTGAGGTCTTGGGCCAATCCATATCTAACCTGAAACTTAGGCAGTTCGGCAGGAAGAGCCTTGTTTCTGTGAAACTAAGGCAGTATTTTATAACTAGCATGAAATTCCTTCCATGCACAATTAGTGTTCACTTTGCTTAGAGTAATATAAAACTGTattcaaattataataatttgaatCAACCTGGGTCAGAATATCTTGTTTAAAATCTGAGAAGAcattagtttttgaaaaaggtaTTAAAAAGCCAGGTCAAGATtagaaatttgttttgcataatTACTAAAAAACAGCCAGCTAGCTCAATGCGATTTATATGGGTTCTGTGGTAATAAGTGGAATCGCTGCCagtttgtgtgacatgggtgtggACTAACGTCACCCAAAATAAGTATTAATTTGCAGAAAGTATCAAGATAACTAGATTTAGTACTGCTAAGCATGATTGAATGACTTTCAGCTGAAAATAGAAAAGAgcattcgttttttttttttttttttttttttttttttgaaatctaaaaataataaatcgctgctgaaattaatgtttttaactttttatttttgttgtttagtttATTTGTTGTCGGGAAAGTAAAACTGAAGCCTAAAATTCTAcagtgaaaaaaaatcgacccaAGTTAAGTTATGGCTAAAAATGTagtatttttatttagtttttgtatATAATTGGAAAAGTAATATAATAGTTAGTGTGACCAATTGAAATATGAAGTAACTAAGGATAaaccaaaaatcaaaatttagcttaaaaatacttaaagacactggacactattggtaattgtcaaagaccaggtttcactttgatgtatctcaacatatgcataaaataacaaacctgtgaaaatttgagcttaaattggtcgttgaagttaagagataatactgaaaaaacaattgtcacacgaagttatgtgctttcagatgcctgatttcgagacctcaaattctaaatctgaggtctcgaaatcaaattcgtggaaaattacttatttctcgaatacacgtcacttcagatggaaccgtttttcacaaatttgtatactgtcaacctctccccattactcgttaccaaatgaggtttatgctaataattattttgagtaattaccaatagtgtccactgcctttaacaaaccaTGTTGATAGGCCTGTCTCTCCCCTTCTTTGTCTTTATTTCTATTTGCTTGGTTATAAAATTCAGTTTCATTTTATaacgttttgttttttagtgGAGGCGTCTGTACGTTATTTAGCGTTTAAATTAATGTAACTGAAACAAGGTTTGGATGTTATTAGTCGGAGCCCCGTTTAGGTGTAATAAAAATCAGTATTACTCAATGTTGATTGGGAGTACAGAAACTAGACAAGGTGATACTAGACCGACTAAGGTTTTATACTTGTATAGCATGACGATACTTTACAAGAAAATTATTGCATAACAAGTAATCGATAGCGTGGAATCGGACTCAAATAGCGCGCGTTAATATAAGGCAAATGTTATTTCTGCTGTTATTTTTGAATATATTGCTATGAtttagatgtacatgtaattaatcGCGGCACACAGTGCCCAAAATATCCAAGCATCGTTTCTCGTGCCTTTTTGCCTACCTGTGTGTAATATTGGCAATATATTTATTAATTGCACTAATTTGTATAAGGTTCATAACCTTTGCAACCCTTTTGCTCTTGATTTATCTACCAGCCACTTTGCAAAGTcggtggatgtttttttttccttactTTCCCTGTCTCGTACATAATGTATGGCGTAATGGTGCATTACGAATAGTAAATCAAAACTAAACTTTTAAAATGGTGTTTACATTATTTGGGCATTTTAATCAGTGCGTTCTAGCACAAATAATGTTGGCGACGCTTCGTATTATGACAGCGTTTCTCTTGCATAAATTCTTATAAGTTAAAAGCATTGAATTCCTAAGTCACTTCACACTGACTcatttaaacttttaaaagtaAACTTATTGTTGAAATTTTTCCGAAACAGTCATTGGAGTTTATTATATGAAATAAACCAGAAATGAGAATCAATTCACGCGTTACGTTTggatgtttgttttgtgttgtttaagggcactggacaactttagtaattgtcaaagaccagtcttctcacttactgAATCTCAATatataggcataaaataactaacctgtgaaatttcagactcaattggtggtcgtcgaagttgagagataataatgaaaaaacacacacttgTAACATCTTTCTCTAACATCTAAGTCCTTATAAGGGTATGTCAATGCCCATCATCCAACATTCTTTGAAAAACTCCCTGTAAAATAGTAACAAACTGTCTCTAATCTGACCCCCCTTTTTTTAATGCGGAATGGTCAATTATAGGATATACAGGAATTTGA
Above is a genomic segment from Asterias amurensis chromosome 6, ASM3211899v1 containing:
- the LOC139938324 gene encoding branched-chain alpha-ketoacid dehydrogenase kinase-like encodes the protein MAGSGVFVPRIRLLPIGCRQIGLTNTTSNLNKTKSKTSDFRVFLAADSGMVGNIRPISVVHDYSLAKEKSRPVVSFYNQTAIDSAAKKPSVRLTPATLLYTGKAPDGNHLLRSAQYLHKELPVRVAHRIAEFRGLPFIVGCNPTILQVHEMYIRAFHMTSEFPNITNHETEQRYCQLVNGLLDEHKDVVTHLAVGFRECKKHLKDESIIYSFLDRTLTSRLGLRMLAEHHLGLHQDRRDSIGIICTKMALKRLIEKWADFAMEQCEMRYGFTPKVRINGHTGANFPYIMQPLDYMLPELIKNSLRATVESHLDTPHNLPDVVITIVNNDMDFIIRISDRGGGIPNNIVNKVFQYNFTTAQDNLDPRVTGGTFGALTNVTAGTSPGPLCGFGFGLPASKAYAEYLGGSLTLQTMQGFGTDVYLRLRHIDGKHESFRI